The genomic segment ATTGTTAGCCGTCAACTCGGACGGTACCCGTCAAACTCCCACAGCAACTCGTGATTGAGAACTTGGGCAACCTCCTGCCAACTCGGACGGGAAGCGTGCGCAAGCAGACGATCGACCGCACGCTCTACCTGAAGCCAAGAGAAAGAGTCAACCACGAGTGTGCCGCGTCCCCAGCCAAACATCTTCGACTCTGCCAAAGCACTTGGTGTGGCAACAGCAAAAGAGAAGTCATCTCCGGCCTTACCGGAGCTAGGCCCAATCTTAGCTAGCACTTGGACAAAGCAATGCCTTGGATCCGGAGGAAGCTCTCCGGGAGCAAGATCGGAGCTAGAGAGACTGAGTAGTTTGGGAAAGATCATTGACGGCTAACGCCTGAGTTAAGCCGTGCCGCGAAGCGGAATCGGCTTGAATGAATTGTTAGGTGTCATTGGCATTGATGCCAGAACGAGCGCCTATGCAGAGAAAGATTAGTCCCGCGACTGAGGCGGCGATGGCCCCCAATTTGCTGATACCAATATGGGTGTGAAGTTGCCAAAGGACTAAGCCAGCCACAAGAGCGAGCGCTCCCAACGTTGTCCAAGCCCCAATTGGCCCGTTGTCGATCTGGCAGAAACGCCCGTCATCGCGGTTTATCCATCTCCGAAGCCTCGACAGACTCTGCATTTGACACCTAACTAGTATTCGACCGCGGATGTGGGGTGTTGTACCGAGTATGCGTTGCAGTCGGCTCGTTCGCCAAGCGGGGATTTCCGACTTGAGATCAATGGCTTGTCGCAATCCTCCAGGCTGTAGCCCGGTCTAGCCTGCCTGCGTTATCCGGCGCAGTGAGGCGCGACGTGTTATCCGACGAAAGTGAGGTGGTAACAGGGGTGGTCGCTGCGCCCCGCTTGCTGGATCAAGTCCGTGCGTGTTGTCGGGTACGGCATCTGAGTCTGCGCACCGAACAGGCATATGTCGGTTGGATCCGACGTTTCATTCTGGCCAACGGCAAGCGGCATCCGCGGGACATGGACGGGCATGATGTCTCGGCGTTCCTCACGGTGCTGGCCACGAGGCATCGGGTTGCGGCGGGTACGCAGAACCAGGCGCTGGCGGCGCTGCTGTTTCTGTATCGGGACGTGCTGGGCGTCGAATTGCCGTGGATGGATGCGGTCATCCGGGCAAAACGGCCACGGCGAGTGCCGGTGGTGCTGTCCGTGGATGAGGTGCAGCGCCTGTTGCTGGCGATGGAGGGACGCACCGCGCTGCTGGCCGGTCTGCTGTACGGCACGGGGATGCGCCTGATGGAGGCGCTGCGGCTGCGGGTGAAAGATGTCGATTTCGCGCAGCGGCAGATCGTGGTGCGTGAGGGAAAGGGCGGAAAGGATCGCCATGTGCCGCTGCCCGAGCGTCTGGCGCCTAGTCTGCGCGACGAGATCGCACGTGCGGGACATGTGCACGCGGGTGATCTCGAGGCCGGTCATGGCGCGGTCTGGCTGCCGTACGCCCTGGCACGCAAGTATCCCGGGGCGGCGCGTGAGCGTGGCTGGCAGTACGTGTTTCCTGCGCAGCGGCTGTCGCGTGATCCACGCGACGGCATGATCCGCCGCCATCATCTCGACGAATCGGTGCTGCAGCGTGCTGTGCGTAGCGCACGGCTGCGCGCTGGCATCCTGAAACCTGCGAGTTGCCATACGCTGCGGCACTCGTTCGCGACGCATCTGCTGGAAGCGGGTCAGGACATCCGGACGATCCAGGCCCTGCTGGGCCACAAGGATCTGTCGACGACACAGATCTACACCCATGTACTCAATCGGGGCGGGTTGGGGGTTCGCAGTCCGTTGGACCGGCTGCCAGCGGCATGACAGCTGCGCGGATCCCGGGTGTGGGACTCGGCATCGCCGCCGCGCTGGTACTGGGTGCGATCGCCTGTCTGCAACTACCCGTATTGCCGCCCCGGTGGGTGATGGCACTTGGGCTTGCGATCGGGTTTGCGGCATGGATTTGGCAGCGCGGTGTCGGACGCGCGGTTGGCGCGTTTCTGTTCGGTGCCGCGCTGTGCGGGCTGCACGCGGCATACGCCTTGTCCATCCAGTTGCCGGCGTCGATGGAGCGGGGCGATTTCGTGGTGAGCGGGCAGATCGCCGGGTTGCCGGTGCATGAGCCGCAGCGCACGGCATTTCTGTTTCGCGTTGCCGATGACGACCCGGTGCCGAAACCCTTGCGCGGTCGGCTGCTGCGTCTGTCCTGGTACGACGATCGGCGCGAGGGAACAGATCTTCGGCGGCATGCGCTGCACGCCGGCAGCGACTGGACACTCACCGCGCGGCTGCGTGCGCCGCGCGGGCTGCGCAATCCGGGTTGGTTCGATGGCGAGAAACGGGCGATGGCGCAGCGGGTCACGGCGGTGGGCTATGTGCGCAGTGCCGAACCGGTCACGCGTCTCGATACGGGCGGCGGCGTGGACCGGTGGCGCGAGCGGGTCGCGACGCGGATCGATGCGGTCGTCGAGCGCGACAGTGCGCGCTATGTGCGGGCGCTCGCGATCGGTGATACGCGCGGGCTCGGCGATCTGGACTGGGAGGCATTGCGCGCGACCGGGCTGACGCATCTGATCGCGATTTCCGGTTTCCACGTCGGCATGGTCGGTGGTTTCTTCGCGCTGGTCGCCACCGGTATGTGGTGGTGCCTGCCATGGCTCGGCCGCTGGCTGCCAAGACCGCAGGCGGCGGCGATCGTCGCGTTGCTGGCGAGCACGGTCTACGCGGCGGTTGCCGGATGGGAGCTGCCCACCGTGCGCACGGTGCTGATGATCGGCGTGGTCGTGATCGCGCGGTTGGCGCGACGGCATCTGCGCATCGCCGATTCGCTGGCCTATGCCGCCATCGCTGTCGTGCTGGTCGATCCGATGTCGGTGCTGTCGGCGGGCTTCCGGCTGAGCTTCACCGGCGTCGCGTGGCTGGTCTGGTGCCTGCCCGATGCGCGTGAGTTGTCGAAGCTGCGCGGCCTGCTGGCCTCGCAATGGGTCGCGACCATCGGCCTGTTGCCACTGACCGTGATCCTGTTCGGGCAAGCCTCGCTGGCCGGGCCGATCGCCAATCTCGTCGCGATTCCGTGGTGGAGTCTGGTCGTGGTGCCGCTGGCGCTTGTCGGCACCGGGCTGGAGGCGATCCACAGCGGCGCCGGCGACTGGGCCTGGCGCAGCGCGGCGTGGGCGTTCGATCTGAGTTGGCCGCTGTTCGACTGGCTCGCCGCGAGTCCGATTTCGCTGTGGTGGCTGCCCGAGCCGCACTGGCTGGCGCTGCCGTTCGCACTGCTGGCCGCGTTCTGGATGCTGTTGCCGCGCGGGGTGCTGGGGAAATGGCTGGCGACCCTGCTGTGGTTGCCGCTGCTGTGGCCGGATCGACAGCTGCCCCGCGAGGGCGAAGCCGAGCTGGTTGTTTTCGATGTGGGGCAGGGCCTGTCGGTGCTGATCCGCACCGCGCATCACGCGGTGCTCTACGACACCGGCCCGGCGATACCGGAGGCCTATGACGCTGGCGAACGCGTCGTGGTGCCGGCGCTGCACGCGCTGGGCGTGCGGCGACTGGACGCGATCGTCGTCAGCCATGGCGATGCCGACCATGCGGGCGGATTCGGTGCCGTGCAGCGACGCTTTGCCGCGCCGGTGGTCTTCGCGCCGCAATGGGATCGTGTGCCGGGCGCATCGCCATGCCTGATGGGGAGTGCCTGGCGGATGGACGGCGTGACGTTCCGCTTCCTGCATCCCGACCTGCACTTCCCGGCGTTCCGCAATCCGTCGAGCTGTGTGCTGCGGGTCGAGACCGCACATGGCGCGGCACTGCTGCCGGGCGACATCGACGATCTGGTCGAACGGCTGCTGGTCCGGCGCGATGCCGCCTCGCTCGCAGCCGATGTCGTGATCGCCGCGCACCACGGCAGCCGCAGTTCGTCCGATCCCGCATTCGTGCGCGCGTCCGGCGCCGCGGTCGCGATGATGTCGGCCGGTCACGGCAATCGCTTCGGGCATCCGCATGAGGAAGTCGTCGAGCGCTGGTCGAAGGCGGAGACTGCGGTGGGCAGCACCGCGGGCGGCGGGGCGACCCGGTTCCGGCTGCAGGCCGGTGGACTGGTGGTCACGCAGGAACGCGTGCGCCGGCCGCGCTTGTGGGATGCCGCGCTGCAGGCCGAGGCGCGGGCCGGGGCGGCCGGGCAGGCTGGGCTATCCTATTCCCCGGATTGAACCGGCCATCGGCCGAAGGGGTTGGCGTGCTCGAACTGGTGAAGGCTGGCGGCTGGCCGATGCTGCCCTTGCTGCTGCTGTCGGCATTCGCGCTGGCGATCATCGTCGAGCGGTTCTGGGCGCTGCGCCGCAAGGCGGTGTTGCCGCCGGGTCTGGGCGAGGAAGTCCGTGCCTGGGCCGCGCGCGGCACGCTCGATCCCGCACACATCGAATCGCTACGCGGCACTGCGCCATTGGGCGCGCTGCTGGCCGCCGCGCTGGACGTGCGCAACCGGCCGCGCGAGGAGATCCGCGAGCGGGTCGAGGATGTCGGCCGGCATGTCGCGTTCCGCATGGAGCGCTATCTCAATGCGCTGGGCACGATCGCTGCTGCCGGTCCGCTGCTAGGCCTATTCGGCACGGTGGTCGGCATGATCCAGATGTTCATGGGCGTCATGGACCACGGCGTGGGCGATGTGAACCAGCTCGCCGGCGGCATCGGCAAGGCGCTGGTGTGTGCAGCCGCGGGCATGATCGTCGCGGTGCCGGCGTTGATGTTCCATCGCCATTTCCGCGCGCGCATCGACGGTTACATCGTGCAGATGGAACACGAGGCGATCGCGCTGATGGATGTCATCGATCCGCGCAACCGCCGCGGCGCGCAGGTGCAGGCACCGGTGCAGGGCTGACGCATGCGCATCCGCGACCGCCGCGCCGAGGACAATCCGGAACTCAACCTCGTGCCGCTCATCGACGTGATCCTGGTGCTGATCATCTTCTTCGTGATCACGACCACCTTCGATGCGCGCTCGGTGCTCAAGCTCGAACTGCCGCAGGCCAACGGCGAGCGCAACGATGCGCAGGACGGCACGCTGAGCCTGCTGATCAATGCCGACGGCCGTTACTTCGTCGACGACCGCGAGGCGCTGCGCACCGATGTCGAATCGCTCAAGCGCACGATCGCCGAGGTCGCGGGCGACGACCGCGAACGCACCGTGCTGCTGCGCGCCGACGCGCGCACCCCGTGGCAGGCCGTCGTGACCGCCTACGACGCGCTGGGCCAGCTCGGTTTCAAGCGCATCGCGAATGCGACCGCGCCGCAGACGGCCGCAGTGCCATCTGCCGCCACGCAAGAGGAATGACATGAGTACCGTTGTGGACAAGGCGCAGGATGACGCGCCGACGCCGGGACCCGCGCGCGCCGATCGCGCGTGGCCGGTCTACCGCAGGCTGCTGAAGTTCGCCACCGACTATCGCGGCCTGTTGTCGGTCGCGCTGATCGGCATGCTGATCGAAGCGGCCGCCGGCGGCGCTTTCACCAAGATGATGGAGCCGATCATCGACGAGACCTTCGTCGGCGAGAACTCGGGCGTGAACCTGTGGTTGCCGGCGGCGATTATCGGCCTGTTCGTCATGCGCGGCATTGCCGGTTATCTGGCCGACTACAACATGGCCAAGGCCGGCCGCGGCATCGCCCGCGATCTGCGCGTGCTGGTGCTGGGCAAGTATCTGCGTCTGCCGGGCATGCGTTTCGATGCCGAGCCGGTGCCGTCGATGCTGGTGCGTCTGGGCTCGGATTCCGACCAGGTCTCGCAGGCTGCCGTGGACGCGGCCAAGGTGATGATCCAGCAGTCGCTGCAGATCATCGCCTCGCTGATCGTGATGCTGTGGACCAGCTGGCAGGTGACGCTGACGATCCTCGTGATCGCGCCGCCGCTGTCTTGGATCATGGGCAAGGTCGCGCGGCGCTACCGCCGCGTCAGCCACAACATCCAGGACAGTTCGGCGCTGCTGCTGCAGGCGGCCGACCAGTCGCTGAGCAACCAGCAGGAAGTGAAGATCTATGGCGCGCAGGCGGCCGAGAACGCGCGCTATCGCGCAGTCGCCGATGTGCACATGCGGCTGAACCTCAAGGTCGAGGCCACGCGTGCGATCTCCTCGGCGGTCGTGCAGCTGATGGGCTCGGTGGGTCTGGCGCTGCTGATCGTCATCGCGGGTTACGAAGCCTCGCAGGGACGTCTGACTGCCGGCGGTTTCGTCGCGCTGATGATCGCGATGATGGCGATCATTCCCGCGCTCAAGCAGCTGACGAACGTGCAGAACATGCTGCAGCGGGGCGTGGCCTCGGCCGAGCGCCTGTTCGAGATCCTCGATTCTGACGACGAGCGCGACACCGGTTCGCGGCCGCTGGCGCGTGCGCGCGGCGAGATCGAGTTCCGCAACGTCGGCGCGCGCTATCCGGGCCAGAATTCGCCGGCGCTGGAGGGGGTCAGCTTCACCGCGAAGCCGGGCACGGTGACCGCGATCGTCGGTCGCTCGGGCAGCGGAAAATCGACGCTGATCAAACTGATTCCGCGCTTCTACGCGCAGGCCGAAGGCGAGATCCTGCTCGACGGCCATCCGATCGACGATTACAAACTGTCCGACGTGCGCCGGCAGATCGCGCTGGTCGGCCAGCAGGTGATGCTGTTCGACGACACCGTGGCCGCGAACATCGCCTACGGCGAGATGGCCGGCGTGTCGCCCGAAGCGCTGGACGCGGCAATCCGCGGCGCGAACGCGATGGAGTTCATCGAGAAGCTGCCCAAGCAACTCGAAAGCGGCATCGGCAGTCGCGGCGGTCGCCTGTCGGGCGGCCAGCGCCAGCGCCTGGCGATCGCCCGCGCGATGCTCAAGGATGCGCCGATCCTGATCCTCGACGAAGCCACGGCTGCGCTCGACACCGAGTCCGAACGTCTCGTGCAGGACGCGCTCGAACATCTGATGCCCGATCGCACTACGCTGGTCATCGCGCATCGCCTGTCGACGATCGAACACGCCGACCAAGTGCTGGTGCTCGATCACGGCCGACTCGTCGAACACGGCACGCACCAGCAGCTGCTCGAACGTGACGGTCTGTACGCCCGCCTGCATCGCATGCAGTTTCGCGAGGGCGACGCTGGATGAAAGCGCCGCGGTACTGGTTCGACGGCAGCCGTCCGCCGCTGCATGCGCGCGCGCTCGCCCGTGTCTACGGCGCGGCGTCGCGATTGCGGCTGAAGTTCGTGCGGCCGCGCAAGGTGTCGAAGCCCGTGCTGGTGATCGGCAACCTGATCGCCGGCGGTAGCGGCAAGACGCCGCTTGCGATCGCGATCGTCGCGCGTCTGCAGGCTGCGGGCTGGACACCGGGCGTGGCGAGCCGTGGCTACGGCCGTGACGAGGCTGGCACACCGCGCTGGGTCGAGTCGGTGACCGATCCAAAACTCGCCGGCGACGAGCCCGTGCTGATCGCCGCGCGCACCGGCGCGAAGGTGCGCGTGGATGCCGATCGCGTCGCGGCTGCCAAGGCCTTGATCGCCGCCGGCTGCGACATCGTGGTCTGCGACGACGGTCTGCAGCATTACCGGCTGCGCCGCGATGTCGAGATCGAAGTGATCGACGGGCTGCGTCGCTACGGCAACGGCTTGCTGATTCCGGCTGGCCCGATGCGTGAACTGGCGACGCGCAGCGCCGATGTCGATTTCCGCGTGCTCAATACCGGCAGCGCGACCGATGTCAAAGCCGAATTCGGCGAGTGGCCGATGCGCCTGGTGACCGGCCAAGCGCTGCCGCTGGCCGGTGGGCGCGCATTGCCGCTGTCGCGTTTCTCCGGCCAACGCGTGCACGCGGTCGCCGGCATCGGTGATCCCGAACGCTTCTTCGCGACGCTGCGCAGTCACGGCATCGCGATCGTCCCGCATGCTTTCGCCGACCATCACCGCTACACCGCCGAAGACTTGCGTTTCGGCAGCGATCTGCCGGTGCTGATGACCGAGAAGGACGCGGTGAAGTGCATGCGCTTCGCCGGCGAACGGCATTACAGCGTGCCGGTGTCGGGGGAATTGCCCGAGGCGTTCTGGATCGCGCTGTTGGACCGGTTGTCCAACCTGCGCTGATCAGGGGGCGAGGAGGCTCGACTTGAACCCCTCTCCCTCGGGAGAAGGGTTGGGGTGAGGAAGACGCTCGCGATATGTCATATCTGCGCGCCGCTTTTTACGCGATGGGTTTCGCTGCGCTCTACCCATCCTACGGACAACGCGCCGACCGACCAGGTTCGCTTCGAGCCCCTCTCCCCCTGGGAGAGGGGTTGGGGTGAGGGCAGACGCTCGCGAGATGCCGTACCTGCATCGCCGTCCATGCGATCGGTTTCGCTTCGCTCCACCCACTCTGCGATCCGCCGAGTTGGCCTTCGCGCTCGCGTCGCGAGGCGCCCCACAGCCCCGCGCACCGCGATCTGTGACAATCCCCGCATGAGCACATCCACCGGTTTCGTCGTCGCCATTCCCGCGCGTTACGCGTCCACACGCTTGCCGGGCAAGCCCCTGCAACTGCTCGGCGGCGAACCGCTGGTGCTGCATGTCGCGCGGCGTGCGCTGGCGGCCGGGGCAGGCGAGGTCTGGGTCGCGACCGACGACACCCGCGTGCGCGACGCACTGGCCGGCACCGCGGTGCAGGTGGCGATGACGTCGCCCGATCATCCGTCCGGCACCGATCGTCTGGCCGAGTGCGCCGCGCTCGCCGGTTGGGACGACACGCGCGTGGTCGTGAACCTGCAGGGCGATGAGCCGTTCGCGCCGGTCTCGGGCATCCAGGCAGTCGCCGAGCTTGCATCGCAACAAGGCGTGGATCTCGCGACGCTGTGCGTGCCGGTCGAGGATGTCGAGACGTTGCTCGATCCCAATGCCGTCAAGGTCGTGCGCGGCGCGCAGGGCGATGCGCTGTACTTCAGTCGCGCGCCGGTGCCGTGGCCGCGCGATGCGTTCGCGCGCAGCCGCGATGTGATGCCCGAGGGCGACTGGTGGCGGCACATCGGCATCTACGGCTATCGCGTCGGCTTCCTGAAGCAGTTCGCGGCGATGCCGCCGGGGCGGCTGGAACAGATCGAAATGCTCGAACAACTGCGCGTGCTCGAGGCCGGGCACCGCGTGGCGGTCGGCATCGCGGCCGAGTCGTTCCCGCCGGGCGTCGATACGCCCGAAGACCTCGCCCGCGCCGAAGCGCGTCTGGCGGCTGGCGGATGACCCGCCTGCTGGTGGTGTGCCTCGGCAACATCTGCCGCTCGCCGGTGGCCGAAGGTGCGTTGCGCGCGCGGATCGAGGCGGCGGGCCTGCGCGATGTCATCGAGGTCGATTCCTGCGGCACTGGCGACTGGCATGTCGGCGATCCGCCGGACCCGCGCGCGATCCGCAGCGCCGCCGCGCACGGCGTCGACATCGCCGGCCTGCGTGCCCGCAGGCTCGACGACGCGGATTACCGCGACTTCGACGTGCTGCTGTGCGCCGACGCCAGCACCCTGCGCATCGTGCACGAGCGCCAGCCGGCCGATGCCACCGGCGAAATCGCCCTGTTGCTCGACTGGGCCGGGCAGGGCAGCGGTGACGTGCCGGACCCGTACACGGGCGACGCGGCGGGCTTCGAATCGGTCTGGCAAATGGTCGATGCGGCGGCCGAAGCGGTCGTCGCGCGGCATCGACGCGGCGCCCCGGCCGTTCGCGCATAATCCGGCCATGACCGACGCCGTGACCGCACCCGAGTTCCCGGCCAGCCTGGAGTGGCTGAACCTGACCGACCCGCTGCGCATGTCGCAGCTGCGGGGAAAGGTGTGTGCGCTCGCGTTCGTGAATCTCGCCTCGGCCTGGTCGCAGCAGCGTCTGGCGGATCTGGGTCATCTGCGTGCGCGGCATCGCGAACGGCTCAATGTCGTCGCGGTGCACGTACCGCGGTTCGATGCCGAGCGCGAATCACGCCGCAGCAGCAAACGCGCGCATCGCCAGCACGTCGAGTTTCCGGTCGCCCACGATCCGGACTGGACGCTGTGGCAGCACTACGGCATCGAAGCCTGGCCGACGGTCGTGCTGATCGATGGCGAGGGCCGGGTGCGCGAACGCATCGTCGGCGAAGGCGGCATCCGCGAACTCGATGCACGCGTCAGCGCGCTGGCGGCCGAACTCACCCCGCACGCGGTCAACGGCGATCCGATCCGCATGCGTCGCAGCGGCGAACCGCCGTTGCCGTTGCGCTTTCCGGTCGGCCTCGCGCTGTCGGGCAATTTTCTCTATGTCGCCGACAGCGGCCATCACCGCGTGCTCGAATGCGACACCAGCGGCCGCGTGCTGCGGCAGTTCGGCAGCGGCAGTCCCGGTTTCATCGACGGGCCGATGGAACTGGCTGCGTTCACCCGGCCGCACGGCATCTATGTCGAACGCGATGTGCTCTATGTCGCCGACACCGGCAATCACGCGGTGCGGCGCATCGAACTGCGCAGCGGTGACATCTCGACGATCTGTGGTGCGGGCCGTCCCGGCATTACCGCCGAGGGCGCGCTGAGCGATCCGCGCGCCGTCGCGCTCGACCAGCCGCGCGACATCGTGCTGGCCGGCGACAAGCTCTACATCGCCTGCGCCGGCGACAACCGCATCTGGCGGCTCGATCTCGGCCGTTCGACGATCGAACTGCTGGCCGGCAACGGCAAGCTCGCGGTGATGGATGGCAGCGGGTCGATGGCCTCGTTCGGTGAACCGGTATCGCTGGCCTGCGTGCAGCAGACGCTCTACGTCTGCGATGCCAGCGGCTCCGCGATCCGCAGCGTGCACACGCGCACCGGTGCGGTCTCGACGCTGGTGGGCCAGGATCCCTGGCAGTTCGGCCGCGTCGACGGTCCGCGTACCGACGCCCGCATGCAGCATCCGCAGGCGCTCGCGCTCGAACCCGATGCGCCGGTGCTGTGGATCGCCGATGCCGGCAACGACAGCCTGCGTCGTCTGCGGCTGGGCGGCGGCGAACTGACTTCTTTCGATCTGCCGCAGCGCCTGCATGCGCCCGGCGGTCTGGCGATCGGCAGCGATGCGGTGTGGATCGCCGATACCGATGCGCACGCCGTGCTGCGGCTCGACCCCGTCAGCGGCGCCGTGCGGCACGTTCCGATAGGCGAATGACCGGGCCGCGCAAGACAAGCGGCGGCGGCGTGATGTTCGACGGCAAGGCGTTCGTCGCTGGGCTCAGCACCGCACCGGGCGTCTACCGCATGTATGCGGCGGACGACGCCGTGCTGTACGTGGGCAAGGCCGCGGACCTGCGCAAGCGCGTGGCGAGCTACTTCAACGCCTCGCCCAAGGTCACGCGGACGATGGCGATGATCGCGCAGATCGCGCGCATGGAAACCACGGTGACCCGCAGCGAAGCCGAAGCGCTGCTGCTGGAAAACCAGCTCATCAAGTCTCTCAAGCCGCGCTACAACGTCTCGCTGCGCGACGACAAGAGTTATCCGTACGTGCTGGTGACCAGCGACGACTGGCCGCGCATCGCCGTGCATCGTGGGCCACGCAACGTGCCCGGCCGTTACTTCGGCCCGTATCCGGGCGTGACCGCGGTGCGCGAGACGCTGAATCTGATGCAGAAGCTGTTCAAGCTGCGCAACTGCGAGGACAGCGTATTCCGCAACCGCTCGCGGCCGTGCCTGCAGCACCAGATCGGCCGCTGCACCGCGCCCTGTGTCGGCATGATCTCCGCGCAGGACTACGGTGATGCCGTGCGCCGCGCGTCGCTGTTCCTTGACGGTCGCAGCGACGAACTCACGCAGGAAGTCACGCGCGACATGGAAGCGGCGGCCGATAAGCTCGACTTCGAAGACGCCGCGCGCCTGCGCGATCTGCTCGGCAACATGCGCAGCATGCAGGCGCGCCAGTACGTCGACGGCAAGGTCGCCGAACTCGACGTACTCGCCTGCGCGATGCAGGGCAGTCAGGCCTGCGTGCTGCTGCTGGCGTTCCGCGACGGCCGCAATCTCGGCACGCGCGCGTTCCATCCGCGCACCAACGGCAGCGACGATCCGGCCGAAGTGCTGGCCGCGTTCGTGTCCCAGCATTACGCCGAGCAGACGCCGCCGCGCGAGATCGTGCTCGACCGCGCGATCGAGGACATCGCGCTGCTCGAACAGGCCTTCAGCGAGTCCACCGGCCGCCGTGTGCAGATCAAGACCAGCGTGCGCGGCGATCGTGCGCGCTATGTGGATCTCGCGCGTCGCAACGCCGAGATCTCGCTGGCGACGGAAATGAGCAGCCAGGCCGCGCAGAACGCGCGCGCCGAATCGCTGCGCGAGATGCTCGGCCTCGCCACGCTCGCGCAACGCATCGAGTGTTTCGACATCAGCCACACCATGGGCGAGGCGACGGTCGCCTCGTGCGTGGTGTTCGATGCCGCGGGCCCGGTGCGCGGCCAGTACCGGCGCTACAACATCGCCGGCATCGAGCCGGGCGACGATTACGCGGCGATGCACCAGGCGTTGACACGGCGCTTCCGCAAGGCGGCTGACGCGCGCGCGGCAGAAGTCGCAGCGGTGGAGGCGGGCACGCAGGTACCTGTGGCCGCGGAAGCAGCGGGCATCCTGCCCGACGTGCTGCTGATCGATGGCGGTACGGGTCAGGTCGCGCAGGCGCGCGCCGTGCTCGACGCGCTGGGCATCACCGGCATCTGTCTGGTCGGCGTGGCCAAGGGCGAGGCGCGCAAGCCGGGCGACGAGACCCTGCTGCTGCCGGACGGTCGCGCGCTCAAGCCCGGCGCAGCCTCGCCCGGCCTGCAACTGGTGCAGCAGGTGCGCGACGAAGCGCACCGCTTTGCGATCACCGGTCATCGTGGACGCCGCCAGAAGGCGCGCACCACCAGCCGCCTCGAGGACATTCCCGGCATCGGCCCGCGCCGCCGCGCCAGCCTGCTGAAGCATTTCGGCGGCCTGGGCGGGCTCAAGGCCGCCGGCGCCGAGCAGATCGCCCAGGTGGAAGGCGTCAACGCAGCGCTCGCGCAACGCATCTA from the Luteimonas fraxinea genome contains:
- a CDS encoding Imm8 family immunity protein — protein: MIFPKLLSLSSSDLAPGELPPDPRHCFVQVLAKIGPSSGKAGDDFSFAVATPSALAESKMFGWGRGTLVVDSFSWLQVERAVDRLLAHASRPSWQEVAQVLNHELLWEFDGYRPS
- a CDS encoding integron integrase, which gives rise to MLSDESEVVTGVVAAPRLLDQVRACCRVRHLSLRTEQAYVGWIRRFILANGKRHPRDMDGHDVSAFLTVLATRHRVAAGTQNQALAALLFLYRDVLGVELPWMDAVIRAKRPRRVPVVLSVDEVQRLLLAMEGRTALLAGLLYGTGMRLMEALRLRVKDVDFAQRQIVVREGKGGKDRHVPLPERLAPSLRDEIARAGHVHAGDLEAGHGAVWLPYALARKYPGAARERGWQYVFPAQRLSRDPRDGMIRRHHLDESVLQRAVRSARLRAGILKPASCHTLRHSFATHLLEAGQDIRTIQALLGHKDLSTTQIYTHVLNRGGLGVRSPLDRLPAA
- a CDS encoding MotA/TolQ/ExbB proton channel family protein, whose amino-acid sequence is MLELVKAGGWPMLPLLLLSAFALAIIVERFWALRRKAVLPPGLGEEVRAWAARGTLDPAHIESLRGTAPLGALLAAALDVRNRPREEIRERVEDVGRHVAFRMERYLNALGTIAAAGPLLGLFGTVVGMIQMFMGVMDHGVGDVNQLAGGIGKALVCAAAGMIVAVPALMFHRHFRARIDGYIVQMEHEAIALMDVIDPRNRRGAQVQAPVQG
- a CDS encoding ExbD/TolR family protein produces the protein MRIRDRRAEDNPELNLVPLIDVILVLIIFFVITTTFDARSVLKLELPQANGERNDAQDGTLSLLINADGRYFVDDREALRTDVESLKRTIAEVAGDDRERTVLLRADARTPWQAVVTAYDALGQLGFKRIANATAPQTAAVPSAATQEE
- the msbA gene encoding lipid A export permease/ATP-binding protein MsbA, coding for MSTVVDKAQDDAPTPGPARADRAWPVYRRLLKFATDYRGLLSVALIGMLIEAAAGGAFTKMMEPIIDETFVGENSGVNLWLPAAIIGLFVMRGIAGYLADYNMAKAGRGIARDLRVLVLGKYLRLPGMRFDAEPVPSMLVRLGSDSDQVSQAAVDAAKVMIQQSLQIIASLIVMLWTSWQVTLTILVIAPPLSWIMGKVARRYRRVSHNIQDSSALLLQAADQSLSNQQEVKIYGAQAAENARYRAVADVHMRLNLKVEATRAISSAVVQLMGSVGLALLIVIAGYEASQGRLTAGGFVALMIAMMAIIPALKQLTNVQNMLQRGVASAERLFEILDSDDERDTGSRPLARARGEIEFRNVGARYPGQNSPALEGVSFTAKPGTVTAIVGRSGSGKSTLIKLIPRFYAQAEGEILLDGHPIDDYKLSDVRRQIALVGQQVMLFDDTVAANIAYGEMAGVSPEALDAAIRGANAMEFIEKLPKQLESGIGSRGGRLSGGQRQRLAIARAMLKDAPILILDEATAALDTESERLVQDALEHLMPDRTTLVIAHRLSTIEHADQVLVLDHGRLVEHGTHQQLLERDGLYARLHRMQFREGDAG
- the lpxK gene encoding tetraacyldisaccharide 4'-kinase, with translation MKAPRYWFDGSRPPLHARALARVYGAASRLRLKFVRPRKVSKPVLVIGNLIAGGSGKTPLAIAIVARLQAAGWTPGVASRGYGRDEAGTPRWVESVTDPKLAGDEPVLIAARTGAKVRVDADRVAAAKALIAAGCDIVVCDDGLQHYRLRRDVEIEVIDGLRRYGNGLLIPAGPMRELATRSADVDFRVLNTGSATDVKAEFGEWPMRLVTGQALPLAGGRALPLSRFSGQRVHAVAGIGDPERFFATLRSHGIAIVPHAFADHHRYTAEDLRFGSDLPVLMTEKDAVKCMRFAGERHYSVPVSGELPEAFWIALLDRLSNLR
- the kdsB gene encoding 3-deoxy-manno-octulosonate cytidylyltransferase; amino-acid sequence: MSTSTGFVVAIPARYASTRLPGKPLQLLGGEPLVLHVARRALAAGAGEVWVATDDTRVRDALAGTAVQVAMTSPDHPSGTDRLAECAALAGWDDTRVVVNLQGDEPFAPVSGIQAVAELASQQGVDLATLCVPVEDVETLLDPNAVKVVRGAQGDALYFSRAPVPWPRDAFARSRDVMPEGDWWRHIGIYGYRVGFLKQFAAMPPGRLEQIEMLEQLRVLEAGHRVAVGIAAESFPPGVDTPEDLARAEARLAAGG
- a CDS encoding low molecular weight protein-tyrosine-phosphatase; the encoded protein is MTRLLVVCLGNICRSPVAEGALRARIEAAGLRDVIEVDSCGTGDWHVGDPPDPRAIRSAAAHGVDIAGLRARRLDDADYRDFDVLLCADASTLRIVHERQPADATGEIALLLDWAGQGSGDVPDPYTGDAAGFESVWQMVDAAAEAVVARHRRGAPAVRA